One Triticum dicoccoides isolate Atlit2015 ecotype Zavitan chromosome 5B, WEW_v2.0, whole genome shotgun sequence genomic window carries:
- the LOC119308480 gene encoding uncharacterized protein LOC119308480 — protein sequence MCPLRVILIFLSATVAGFFLLQGLNADTDCFRDGDEGSESPTAAVPLHSKVGSAVKTGFWTTVDMASGRYLWRTLVAPPVNSESDKAR from the exons ATGTGCCCGCTGAGGGTGATACTCATCTTCCTCTCCGCCACCGTCGCCGGATTCTTCCTCCTCCAGGGCCTCAACGCCGACACCGACTGTTTCCGTGACGGCGACGAGGGCTCGGAATCTCCCACGGCCGCCGTTCCCCTCCATTCCAAG GTTGGTTCAGCTGTCAAAACTGGGTTCTGGACAACGGTGGACATGGCCAGCGGTCGGTACCTTTGGCGGACCCTTGTTGCGCCACCGGTGAATTCTGAATCTGACAAGGCCCGGTGA